The DNA window ACTCGTGGGCGCGTGTATTCACCGGATTGTGGGGCGGGGGGGCCAGGGGGCGCTCGTATGGGATAAAGGGCTCGGGGAATACCGTCCGGCGACGTTTAGGGACATAGCCGTGCTGCTCCGGGCGACGAGGGACCGGGCCAATGTGTTTCTCGAGGTCTTCAGGCGGATGGACATACCCGCATATGCGGAGCTCGGGACGGGGTATTTTGTAGCGACCGAGGTCCAGATCATGCTCTCGCTTCTGCAGGTTATAGACAATCCGAGGCAGGACATCCCCCTTGCTGCTGTGTTAAAATCCCCAATCGTCGGTCTTAGCGCTGCAGAGCTGGCCGAGATAAGAATCACGGGGAGAACCCAGGGGGCAGGGGGTGGTGCAGCCACCGCGCCGGCCGGGAGCTTCTACGATGCTGTTGTCTGCGTCGCCGGCGGAGGCGCCGGCAGCTCGCTGCCGGACAAGCTCTTGGGATTTCTTCAGCACCTGGAGGCCTGGCGAACCCAGGCCCGGAGGGGGCCGCTTTCCGAGCTGATTTCCCGCATCTTCAGGGATACGAGGTATCTCGATATCGTCGGTGGGATGCCGGGGGGGGCCCAGCGCCAGGCCAACTTGCGGGCACTATATGAGAAGGCCAGGCAGTTCGACCAGTTTGCAAGGCCGGGCCTCTTCAGGTTTTTGAGGCATGTGAGGCGGCTGCAGGATATCCAGGGGGACATCGGTGCGGCCAGGGCCCTCGGCGAGAACGAGGATGTTGTCAGGATCATGAGCATTCACAAGAGCAAGGGGCTCGAGTTCCCGGTCGTCATAGTCGCAGACCTCGGCAAGCACTTCAATCTCAAGGATTTGAACAGGGGTATCCTCTTTCACCGCGACCTCGGCCTCGGCCCGGTGTTTGTGGACCCGGCCATGAGGATCAAGCGCCCCACAATAGCCTATCGCGCCATCAGGGAGCGGCTGCGGCTGGAAACCCTGGCCGAGGAGCTGAGGGTCCTGTACGTGGCCATGACGAGGGCCAGGGAGAAGCTCATTCTCGTGGGGTCGGGCAGGAATCTAGCCGCCATGTGCGAGGAATTCGGCGGCGAGAGCGAGCCAGGGTTGCGCGGTGGAGAGTCGTCCCCGCCACCCCTGCCTGACGAAGCCCTGGCCGCCGCAGGAACGTTCCTGGACTGGATCTGCATGGCGACCATGCGGGGTGATGCGCGGCGGTTCCTTACGCATGAAGGAAAAGGGGGAGCGCCAATCAAGATAAGATTTTGGAGCTCCGGAGACGTGGCCCGCCTGGCGAAATCGGTGGTGGCGCGAGCGGGCGGGTTGGCGGGCGAGGGCGAGGGCAGGAGCGAGGGCGATGGCGCCGGGGGTGGCACCCCGTGGGACAGGGTGGCATGGGACAGGATAGCGAGGCTCGAGAGCCTCAGCGGGAGACCCGTCGATCCCGGGGTGGGCCGCGAGCTCGAGCGGCGCCTCAACTGGGTATACCCGCATACCCGCATCTCGCGCCTTGCCGCGAAGGCCAGCGTTTCCGAATTAAAAAGGATGATAGACTTCATGGTGGACGAGGTGGAAGGGGTCAGACCTGAGAATCTCCGCCCCAGGCCAGTCATTGGTGGGAGGCCGGCGTTTCTCCGGGACCGGGGCGGGCTGACAGCGGCGGAGCGCGGGACCGTGACGCACCTCGTGCTCCAGCACCTGGATCTCGGCGGGCCTTCGTCTCTTGAGCCGGGCGAGGTGGCGAGGCAGATAGGGGATATGGTCCGTCGCGAACTCTTGACCCCTGAACAGGCCCGTGAGGTCGACGCCCGGGCGATAGCCGGGTTGTTTGCGGCCCCTCTCGGACGGAGGCTGGTTGCCGCTGCCCGCAGGGGGGGCGATCGTGGATGCGGGGGCGGAAACGGGGGTAGGGGAAGCGAGGGCAGGGGTAGGATATGGATCATGCGCGAGCTGCCATTCAGCATGAGGGTGCCGGTTTCAGAGATTCTTGATATTGTCAGCCCCTATCACTTGGCTCCCGGTGATTCTGCTCCCGGTGATCCTAATGTTGATAGCATGAATGGCATGAATAGCCTGGATGGCCTAGGCCTGGACCTGGATATGGCTGTGCGGGGGGTCGGGGAATGGGAAGATGAGTACATCATGGTCCAGGGCATAATAGACTGCCTCGTGCACGAGGACGATGGCTTTCTCCTCGTGGATTTCAAGACGGATCACCTGCCACATGGCCTGGAGAGCCTTCCGGAGATGGCCGACCGCTATCGCGAGCAGATCCGCCTTTACGCGCGCGCAGTTGAAAAGATATATGGCGAGCCTGTGAAACAGGCCTTCCTGTACTTCCTGTCGGCCGGCAGGGTGGTTGAGGTCGGGTTGGGTCAGCAGCCGATTTTCGGGTCAAGGCGATAGCGCCTTGCAGAGTCCCACGCATTCCCGGCACCTGATGCAATTCAGCCCGTTTACCTCCCTGGGCACATCAAGGTCCATCGGGCAGGCCCTCGTGCATTCTCCGCAGTCAGTGCAGAGGTCCGGCCTGATCGTTATGGCGAAGCCCGGGGCCACCTTGTTGAATGGGGAGTAGATCGCGCCCAGGGGGCAGATGAAACGGCAAAATGGGCGTTTCATAAACAGCATCAGCCCCAGGAGCGCGGCTGTAATCCCGATCTTCAGCCAGAAGAAGGGGCCGATGAGGGCTCGGATCTGCTGGTTTCCAAGGGCCAGGGGTATGCCGGCCTCCAGCGTCCCGACAAAGCACAGCTTGGAGAACCATGGTTCGAGGGTG is part of the Bacillota bacterium genome and encodes:
- a CDS encoding UvrD-helicase domain-containing protein, which translates into the protein MPEPKSLPEPSIHRSWTREQWDAITAKAPNLLVSAAAGSGKTSVLVERVIRQITEGLDGGNPVDVDRLLVVTFTDSAAAEMRQRVGEALLKLADIDPGNERVRRQLMLLNKAQISTMHSFCLSVLRQNFHRAGLDPGFRVMDEDESSLMLLEAVSQVFEEGYQLATGGAKDGMEGLAAGLAALADRFGGDRGDEPLQDIVLSLYRFSRSQVAPGEWLRSAAAAFDVPPGAGPGDLSWARVVLEDARMKLEGATARLARALELAGWPGGPAAYISTLEREVEMCVRLADACASGWWQAAAERFREAEFGRLRGAKSEDVDESLKDKVKALRDSAKVTVYELRDGCFGVPFENLLADIRGLAPHMDTLVRLVMALDEAYSRMKKARALLDFNDLEHYCLALLVDGPVSLQGGELAPSDIAIALRSRFEDVLVDEYQDINAVQDAILRLAGRSLFMVGDVKQSIYRFRLAEPRLFMEKRASYMPYEHSYGHPYEHPHEPPYGHHTDHTNHASGPFSGSSGGPCAHGAGYGAGYHISLSANFRSRKGIVDGVNFVFRQILNGRVGEVSYDRSAELVYNAQYPPIPGPAPAVSGPRLEPRPRPGPGPGPGLGLEPEPELEPEPGSMLDEVEIHLIEGDRDAGDEGVAPGSRAAAGYGNGGGSDRGNDGGEGDAGDSSDGPAGGPGYDLAGGADDSDLMGIEELQALELEAGLVGACIHRIVGRGGQGALVWDKGLGEYRPATFRDIAVLLRATRDRANVFLEVFRRMDIPAYAELGTGYFVATEVQIMLSLLQVIDNPRQDIPLAAVLKSPIVGLSAAELAEIRITGRTQGAGGGAATAPAGSFYDAVVCVAGGGAGSSLPDKLLGFLQHLEAWRTQARRGPLSELISRIFRDTRYLDIVGGMPGGAQRQANLRALYEKARQFDQFARPGLFRFLRHVRRLQDIQGDIGAARALGENEDVVRIMSIHKSKGLEFPVVIVADLGKHFNLKDLNRGILFHRDLGLGPVFVDPAMRIKRPTIAYRAIRERLRLETLAEELRVLYVAMTRAREKLILVGSGRNLAAMCEEFGGESEPGLRGGESSPPPLPDEALAAAGTFLDWICMATMRGDARRFLTHEGKGGAPIKIRFWSSGDVARLAKSVVARAGGLAGEGEGRSEGDGAGGGTPWDRVAWDRIARLESLSGRPVDPGVGRELERRLNWVYPHTRISRLAAKASVSELKRMIDFMVDEVEGVRPENLRPRPVIGGRPAFLRDRGGLTAAERGTVTHLVLQHLDLGGPSSLEPGEVARQIGDMVRRELLTPEQAREVDARAIAGLFAAPLGRRLVAAARRGGDRGCGGGNGGRGSEGRGRIWIMRELPFSMRVPVSEILDIVSPYHLAPGDSAPGDPNVDSMNGMNSLDGLGLDLDMAVRGVGEWEDEYIMVQGIIDCLVHEDDGFLLVDFKTDHLPHGLESLPEMADRYREQIRLYARAVEKIYGEPVKQAFLYFLSAGRVVEVGLGQQPIFGSRR